A genomic window from Triticum urartu cultivar G1812 chromosome 7, Tu2.1, whole genome shotgun sequence includes:
- the LOC125523223 gene encoding xyloglucan O-acetyltransferase 2-like → MGTNFPQSHHLQTTHLSLPRKQFLSYVLYALLPLALLHYLLFNPLAAPKPPLLAQPQAREAAPSQHRHAPVNALEEQLPPPPPAPGRGGEALGETQGGDVSASGSASPPCDYSDGEWVPDARPPLYDGTSCGTIKDGQNCMAHGRPDTGYLHWRWRPRRCDLPAFSPEAFLRWLRNRHLAFVGDSMARNQGESLLCLLASRSRPDLVYRDGEENRFRRWVFREHNATVSIFWSPLLVRVAEKAEHAGVRHNNVFLDSFDERWMSRLGGIDAAVLSVGHWFLIPGVYHDGGRVVGCHDCADLNRTETAFFGAFKEAVRRTLAEVARRHGADSKLVAVTTFSPAHFEGDWDKAGACPRRHPYREDEKGLGYTEKEMRRTVLEAVAAHAGAGPLRFAALDVTRLANLRPDGHPGPYMRSDPFAGGPDARVQNDCVHWCMPGPIDTFNEILLQTVAG, encoded by the exons ATGGGCACCAATTTCCCGCAGAGCCACCACCTCCAGACCACCCACTTGTCGCTCCCCAGGAAGCAATTCCTCTCCTACGTCCTCTACGCCCTCCTCCCCCTCGCGCTCCTCCACTACCTGCTCTTCAACCCGCTGGCCGCGCCCAAGCCGCCGCTCCTGGCGCAGCCGCAGGCGCGCGAGGCGGCGCCGTCCCAGCACAGGCACGCGCCCGTCAATGCGCTTGAGGAGCAGCTGCCCCCGCCCCCTCCCGCTCCCGGCCGAGGGGGCGAAGCATTGGGGGAAACTCAAG GCGGAGACGTGTCGGCGTCAGGATCCGCGTCGCCGCCGTGCGACTACTCCGACGGCGAGTGGGTGCCGGACGCGCGCCCGCCGCTGTACGACGGCACGAGCTGCGGCACCATCAAGGACGGGCAGAACTGCATGGCGCACGGCCGCCCGGACACCGGGTACCTCCACTGGCGGTGGCGGCCACGGCGGTGCGACCTCCCCGCCTTCTCCCCGGAGGCGTTCCTCCGCTGGCTCCGCAACAGGCACCTGGCCTTCGTGGGCGACTCCATGGCGCGCAACCAGGGCGAGTCGCTGCTCTGCCTCCTCGCCTCCCGCTCCCGCCCGGACCTCGTGTACCGGGACGGCGAGGAGAACAGGTTCCGGCGCTGGGTCTTCCGGGAGCACAACGCCACCGTCTCCATCTTCTGGTCGCCGCTCCTGGTGCGGGTCGCCGAGAAGGCGGAGCACGCCGGCGTGCGGCACAACAACGTGTTCCTCGACTCGTTCGACGAGCGGTGGATGTCGCGGCTGGGCGGGATCGACGCCGCCGTGCTGTCCGTCGGGCACTGGTTCCTCATCCCCGGCGTCTACCACGACGGCGGCAGGGTCGTGGGCTGCCACGACTGCGCGGACCTCAACCGCACCGAGACGGccttcttcggcgcgttcaaggAGGCCGTGCGCCGCACGCTCGCCGAGGTCGCCCGGCGGCACGGCGCGGACAGCAAGCTGGTCGCGGTCACCACGTTCTCGCCGGCGCACTTCGAGGGGGACTGGGACAAGGCCGGCGCGTGCCCCAGGAGGCACCCGTACAGGGAGGACGAGAAGGGGCTGGGCTACACGGAGAAGGAGATGAGGAGGACCGTCCTGGAGGCGGTGGCCGCCCACGCCGGCGCCGGGCCCCTGCGGTTCGCGGCGCTGGACGTGACGAGGCTGGCCAACCTGCGGCCGGACGGCCACCCGGGGCCGTACATGCGCAGCGACCCGTTCGCCGGCGGGCCGGACGCGCGGGTGCAGAACGACTGCGTGCACTGGTGCATGCCCGGCCCCATCGACACGTTCAACGAGATCCTGCTGCAGACCGTCGCGGGGTGA